One genomic window of Bradyrhizobium sp. CCGE-LA001 includes the following:
- a CDS encoding response regulator transcription factor: protein MYIIVDDRESVANSYVGGLVREGVSSIGFSSGEFWDWLQSASESDLAAVDAFLLGDCDGRGSLPRAMRKRSSAPIIAMSGQKMLKNTLELFEAGVDDVVHVPIHLREILARTAAIARRRVGELPKPCESRIQVFFNGRDPEIAGHALTLPRRELRILEYMVSNHGKWITKTQIFNAVYGIFESTFDESVIESHVSKLRKKLRDRLGFDAIVARRYVGYRLNIPAGETFDVPMQELDEVGILLNRAHAVPAAYPAGN, encoded by the coding sequence ATGTATATTATCGTTGATGATCGCGAGAGCGTCGCGAACAGCTACGTCGGAGGGCTCGTTCGCGAAGGCGTATCGTCGATCGGCTTCTCTTCCGGAGAATTCTGGGACTGGCTGCAATCTGCGAGTGAATCGGACCTCGCGGCGGTGGACGCCTTCCTGCTCGGGGACTGCGACGGCCGCGGAAGCCTGCCGCGGGCCATGCGCAAGCGCTCCTCGGCACCCATCATCGCCATGAGCGGCCAGAAGATGCTCAAGAACACGCTGGAGCTGTTCGAAGCGGGCGTGGATGACGTCGTGCACGTGCCGATTCACCTGCGTGAGATCCTGGCCCGGACGGCCGCAATCGCGCGTCGCCGGGTGGGCGAGCTGCCAAAGCCCTGCGAGAGCAGGATCCAGGTCTTTTTCAACGGCCGTGACCCCGAGATCGCGGGCCACGCCCTCACCCTGCCCCGCCGCGAGCTGCGCATTCTCGAATATATGGTGAGCAACCACGGCAAGTGGATCACCAAGACGCAGATCTTCAACGCAGTCTACGGCATCTTCGAATCGACCTTCGACGAGAGCGTGATCGAGAGCCACGTCAGCAAGCTGCGCAAGAAACTCCGCGACCGCCTCGGCTTCGACGCGATCGTGGCCCGGCGCTACGTCGGCTATCGTCTCAACATTCCGGCCGGCGAGACCTTCGACGTCCCGATGCAGGAGCTCGACGAGGTCGGAATCCTCCTGAACAGGGCGCACGCCGTTCCGGCTGCGTATCCGGCCGGCAACTAA
- a CDS encoding MarR family winged helix-turn-helix transcriptional regulator, with protein MNLARESIELLEQVARILWFEGTKHGLRDREWMALRFLSRANPFSRTPSALASYVGTTRGTASFIIGELERLGYLERKRSAKDKRSVTLSVTQQGKKFLVRDPTNVLVEAIAVLDDDVKIRFRDTVRHVLDRSDAAEQRHHTDVCRRCIFLREDRTATDNKTTVEFSCRLFRAPIAETEVDLLCTSFEHHRQ; from the coding sequence ATGAATTTGGCTCGCGAATCGATTGAACTGTTGGAGCAGGTCGCGCGGATCCTGTGGTTCGAAGGCACCAAGCACGGATTGCGCGACCGCGAGTGGATGGCGCTGCGCTTCCTCTCCCGTGCCAACCCGTTCTCCCGAACGCCTTCAGCGCTGGCCAGTTACGTCGGCACCACGCGCGGCACCGCCTCGTTCATCATCGGCGAGCTCGAGCGGCTCGGCTATCTCGAGCGCAAGCGCTCGGCCAAGGACAAACGCTCGGTGACGCTGAGCGTGACGCAGCAAGGCAAGAAGTTCCTGGTGCGCGACCCCACCAACGTTCTCGTCGAGGCAATTGCCGTCCTCGACGACGACGTCAAGATCCGCTTTCGCGACACGGTCCGGCATGTGCTGGATCGGTCGGACGCGGCCGAGCAGCGGCACCACACCGACGTCTGTAGGCGATGCATCTTCCTCCGAGAGGATCGCACCGCCACGGACAACAAGACCACGGTGGAGTTCAGCTGCCGCCTGTTTCGCGCGCCGATTGCGGAGACCGAGGTCGATCTGCTCTGCACCAGCTTCGAGCATCACCGCCAGTAG
- a CDS encoding dienelactone hydrolase family protein — translation MSFETTMTSDVVGLTKVAPVSRRGFMSATAAVAAGYTLAAGPVRAEVITTDTSGLQVGDAKIKVGSEEMPAYFARPAGNTKAPVIIVAMEIFGLHEYIKDVTRRLAKLGAFAIAPDYYFRKGTDLTKVSDIKDLLPIVNAKPDAELLSDLDATVAWAGSQGGDTAKLGIIGFCRGGRTVWEYAAHSSTLKAGVAFYGTVVDPENPLWLKSPMQLAPEMKAPVLGLYGGADTGIPVAQVEQMKAALAQNKKTAEFKIYPEAPHGFHADYRGSYRKDAAEDAWKQAQAWFRKYGVLS, via the coding sequence ATGAGCTTCGAAACTACCATGACATCCGACGTTGTCGGGCTGACGAAAGTCGCGCCGGTCTCGCGCCGCGGATTCATGAGCGCGACCGCAGCCGTGGCCGCCGGCTACACGCTGGCGGCAGGTCCGGTGCGGGCCGAGGTGATCACGACGGACACCAGCGGCCTCCAGGTCGGTGACGCCAAGATCAAGGTCGGCTCCGAAGAGATGCCTGCCTATTTCGCCCGCCCGGCCGGCAACACCAAGGCTCCCGTGATCATCGTGGCGATGGAGATTTTTGGTCTGCACGAATACATCAAGGATGTGACGCGCCGCCTCGCCAAGCTCGGCGCCTTCGCGATCGCGCCGGACTATTACTTCCGCAAGGGCACCGATCTCACCAAGGTCTCGGACATCAAGGACCTGCTGCCGATCGTCAATGCCAAGCCCGACGCCGAGCTGCTGTCCGATCTCGACGCGACGGTGGCATGGGCGGGATCGCAAGGCGGCGATACGGCGAAGCTTGGCATCATCGGCTTCTGCCGGGGCGGCCGTACGGTTTGGGAATATGCCGCACATAGCAGCACACTCAAGGCGGGCGTTGCCTTCTACGGCACCGTGGTCGACCCCGAAAATCCGCTGTGGCTGAAGAGCCCGATGCAGCTCGCACCCGAGATGAAGGCGCCGGTGCTCGGCCTCTATGGCGGTGCCGATACCGGCATCCCAGTCGCGCAAGTCGAGCAGATGAAGGCCGCGCTCGCGCAGAACAAGAAGACGGCCGAGTTCAAGATCTATCCCGAAGCGCCGCACGGCTTCCATGCCGACTACCGCGGCAGTTACCGCAAGGACGCCGCGGAAGACGCCTGGAAGCAGGCGCAAGCCTGGTTCAGGAAATATGGCGTCCTGAGCTGA